One Malania oleifera isolate guangnan ecotype guangnan chromosome 9, ASM2987363v1, whole genome shotgun sequence DNA segment encodes these proteins:
- the LOC131164340 gene encoding nuclear poly(A) polymerase 4-like isoform X1, translating into MASTQVSSSPPPPQPLAKQCGVTKPISTAGPSEADLLRNLELEKYLLKAGLYESKEEAAKREVVLGRIKQIAKDWVRQLTRLRGYTDQMVEDANAVIFTFGSYRLGVHGPGADIDTLCIGPSYVNREEDFFFILHNMLAEMEEVTELQPVPDAHVPVMKFKFEGISIDLLYASISLLVVPEDLDISHLSVLYNVDEPTVRSLNGCRVADQILKLVPNVEHFCTTLRCLKFWAKRRGVYSNVTGFLGGVNWALLVARVCQLYPNAVPSMLVSRFFRVYTLWRWPNPVMLCAIEEDEIGFSVWDPRKNPKDRTHHMPIITPAYPCMNSSYNVSTSTLRVMMEQFQYGNRICEEIELNKAQWNVLFEPYLFFESYKNYLQVDIVAEDVDDLRAWKGWVESRLRQLTLMIERDTYGKLQCHPYPHDYVDTSKQCSHCAFFMGLQRKQGEIIQEGQQFDIRGTVDEFRHSVNMYMFWKPGMEIYVSHVRRKQIPSYVFPDGYKRPRPPRMTGQQLAEKSIQENGDGLRAGSGERRLKRKKDFEGMDAKQDKSEKRLSISPQRRDSVSPEIISHGVVGTSPECQAPTFVRVKEDSDVNGACSVGIGEMERHEVSNVAPAEPDKQVKHIENVEAGIIANSSVVPNFTSDVSSSEDAGFETVASREGNTESAEGSDNQGSLQGHSCDADANLLGNGCVNGNGAFQDGLQEELEPNAALGMVLNSRGGVNSEPVQKPVIRHVESDVNSLRGVRERTEKLDHTRLWNHIKSSARSEERLKASSSGKHYVNCWLSFLSILQAHCCVMI; encoded by the exons ATGGCGAGTACTCAGGTTTCAAGTTCCCCACCGCCCCCTCAGCCGTTGGCGAAGCAGTGCGGTGTGACGAAACCAATTTCCACTGCGGGGCCTAGCGAAGCAGATTTGCTGAGAAATCTGGAGTTAGAGAAG TATTTGCTTAAAGCGGGGCTTTATGAGAGCAAGGAAGAGGCTGCTAAGAGAGAAGTGGTACTTGGGCGGATTAAGCAg ATTGCAAAGGATTGGGTTAGGCAACTTACGCGCTTGAGAGGATACACTGATCAAATGGTGGAGGATGCCAATGCTGTCATATTTACTTTTGGCTCTTATCGACTTGGG GTACATGGTCCTGGAGCTGATATAGACACTTTATGTATTGGGCCATCTTATGTAAATCGGGAg GAAGACTTCTTCTTTATATTGCATAACATGCTTGCGGAGATGGAAGAAGTTACTGAACTACAACCTGTTCCGGATGCTCATGTTCCAGTAATGAAATTTAAGTTTGAAGGAATATCAATTGATCTTCTTTATGCGAGTATCTCTCTCTTGGTTGTACCTGAA GACTTGGACATCTCCCATCTGTCTGTGTTGTACAATGTTGATGAGCCAACTGTTCGGAGTCTAAATGGCTGCAGGGTTGCAGATCAAATTCTTAAACTTGTTCCAAATGTTGAG CATTTTTGCACAACACTCCGATGTTTAAAATTCTGGGCCAAAAGGCGTGGTGTCTATTCTAAT GTTACTGGATTTCTTGGTGGCGTAAACTGGGCGCTTCTTGTTGCTCGAGTGTGCCAGCTTTATCCCAATGCAGTGCCCAGTATGCTAGTGTCCAGATTTTTCAGAGTTTATACACTATGGCGTTGGCCAAACCCTGTGATGCTGTGTGCAATAGAAGAGGATGAAATAGGATTTTCTGTTTGGGATCCTCGTAAAAATCCTAAGGATCGGACTCATCACATGCCAATAATAACACCTGCTTACCCTTGCATGAATTCTAGCTACAATGTCTCAACCAGTACTCTCAGGGTCATGATGGAGCAGTTTCAATATGGTAACAGGATTTGTGAG gagatagagCTGAACAAGGCCCAGTGGAATGTGCTGTTTGAGCCATACTTGTTCTTTGAAAGCTATAAAAATTACCTGCAAGTTGACATTGTTGCAGAGGATGTTGATGATTTGCGTGCTTGGAAAGGCTGGGTGGAATCTCGGCTTAGACAGCTGACTCTGATG ATAGAGCGAGATACATACGGGAAGTTGCAGTGCCATCCCTACCCACATGATTATGTGGATACGTCCAAGCAGTGCTCCCATTGTGCCTTCTTTATGGGTTTGCAGAGGAAGCAGGGAGAGATTATTCAGGAAGGTCAGCAGTTTGATATACGTGGGACGGTCGACGAGTTCAGGCATTCAGTAAATATGTACATGTTTTGGAAACCAGGGATGGAAATCTATGTTTCTCATGTCCGTAGAAAGCAGATTCCTTCTTACGTTTTTCCTGATGGTTACAAACGACCTCGACCACCAAGGATGACAGGTCAACAGCTGGCTGAAAAATCAATTCAAGAAAATGGTGATGGATTAAGAGCTGGGTCTGGGGAGAGGCGccttaaaaggaaaaaagatTTTGAAGGGATGGATGCAAAGCAAGATAAATCCGAAAAACGACTTTCTATTAGCCCACAAAGGCGGGATTCAGTTTCTCCTGAAATTATCAGCCATGGAGTTGTTGGTACATCTCCGGAGTGTCAGGCACCAACCTTTGTCAGAGTAAAGGAAGATTCTGATGTGAATGGAGCATGCAGTGTTGGCATTGGTGAAATGGAAAGACATGAAGTGTCCAATGTTGCCCCTGCTGAACCAGATAAACAGGTAAAGCACATTGAAAATGTGGAGGCTGGAATCATCGCAAACTCCAGTGTCGTGCCAAACTTTACTAGTGATGTCAGTTCGTCTGAAGATGCTGGATTTGAGACAGTAGCTAGCAGAGAAGGGAACACAGAGAGTGCTGAAGGAAGTGACAACCAGGGATCTTTGCAGGGTCATTCATGTGATGCAGATGCGAACTTGCTGGGAAATGGTTGTGTAAATGGCAATGGAGCATTCCAGGATGGATTGCAGGAAGAGTTAGAG CCAAATGCTGCGCTTGGGATGGTACTGAATTCCAGGGGTGGAGTGAACTCAGAACCTGTGCAAAAACCTGTGATAAGGCAT GTTGAGTCTGACGTCAACAGCCTGAGAGGGGTGAGAGAGCGAACTGAAAAATTGGATCATACCAGGTTGTGGAACCATATCAAGTCATCAGCTAGATCAGAAGAGAGACTGAAAGCCAGCAGTTCAGGTAAGCATTATGTTAATTGCTGGCTTTCATTTCTTTCTATTTTACAGGCGCATTGTTGTGTTATGATCTAA
- the LOC131164340 gene encoding nuclear poly(A) polymerase 4-like isoform X3: protein MASTQVSSSPPPPQPLAKQCGVTKPISTAGPSEADLLRNLELEKYLLKAGLYESKEEAAKREVVLGRIKQIAKDWVRQLTRLRGYTDQMVEDANAVIFTFGSYRLGVHGPGADIDTLCIGPSYVNREEDFFFILHNMLAEMEEVTELQPVPDAHVPVMKFKFEGISIDLLYASISLLVVPEDLDISHLSVLYNVDEPTVRSLNGCRVADQILKLVPNVEHFCTTLRCLKFWAKRRGVYSNVTGFLGGVNWALLVARVCQLYPNAVPSMLVSRFFRVYTLWRWPNPVMLCAIEEDEIGFSVWDPRKNPKDRTHHMPIITPAYPCMNSSYNVSTSTLRVMMEQFQYGNRICEEIELNKAQWNVLFEPYLFFESYKNYLQVDIVAEDVDDLRAWKGWVESRLRQLTLMIERDTYGKLQCHPYPHDYVDTSKQCSHCAFFMGLQRKQGEIIQEGQQFDIRGTVDEFRHSVNMYMFWKPGMEIYVSHVRRKQIPSYVFPDGYKRPRPPRMTGQQLAEKSIQENGDGLRAGSGERRLKRKKDFEGMDAKQDKSEKRLSISPQRRDSVSPEIISHGVVGTSPECQAPTFVRVKEDSDVNGACSVGIGEMERHEVSNVAPAEPDKQVKHIENVEAGIIANSSVVPNFTSDVSSSEDAGFETVASREGNTESAEGSDNQGSLQGHSCDADANLLGNGCVNGNGAFQDGLQEELEPNAALGMVLNSRGGVNSEPVQKPVIRLSLTSTA from the exons ATGGCGAGTACTCAGGTTTCAAGTTCCCCACCGCCCCCTCAGCCGTTGGCGAAGCAGTGCGGTGTGACGAAACCAATTTCCACTGCGGGGCCTAGCGAAGCAGATTTGCTGAGAAATCTGGAGTTAGAGAAG TATTTGCTTAAAGCGGGGCTTTATGAGAGCAAGGAAGAGGCTGCTAAGAGAGAAGTGGTACTTGGGCGGATTAAGCAg ATTGCAAAGGATTGGGTTAGGCAACTTACGCGCTTGAGAGGATACACTGATCAAATGGTGGAGGATGCCAATGCTGTCATATTTACTTTTGGCTCTTATCGACTTGGG GTACATGGTCCTGGAGCTGATATAGACACTTTATGTATTGGGCCATCTTATGTAAATCGGGAg GAAGACTTCTTCTTTATATTGCATAACATGCTTGCGGAGATGGAAGAAGTTACTGAACTACAACCTGTTCCGGATGCTCATGTTCCAGTAATGAAATTTAAGTTTGAAGGAATATCAATTGATCTTCTTTATGCGAGTATCTCTCTCTTGGTTGTACCTGAA GACTTGGACATCTCCCATCTGTCTGTGTTGTACAATGTTGATGAGCCAACTGTTCGGAGTCTAAATGGCTGCAGGGTTGCAGATCAAATTCTTAAACTTGTTCCAAATGTTGAG CATTTTTGCACAACACTCCGATGTTTAAAATTCTGGGCCAAAAGGCGTGGTGTCTATTCTAAT GTTACTGGATTTCTTGGTGGCGTAAACTGGGCGCTTCTTGTTGCTCGAGTGTGCCAGCTTTATCCCAATGCAGTGCCCAGTATGCTAGTGTCCAGATTTTTCAGAGTTTATACACTATGGCGTTGGCCAAACCCTGTGATGCTGTGTGCAATAGAAGAGGATGAAATAGGATTTTCTGTTTGGGATCCTCGTAAAAATCCTAAGGATCGGACTCATCACATGCCAATAATAACACCTGCTTACCCTTGCATGAATTCTAGCTACAATGTCTCAACCAGTACTCTCAGGGTCATGATGGAGCAGTTTCAATATGGTAACAGGATTTGTGAG gagatagagCTGAACAAGGCCCAGTGGAATGTGCTGTTTGAGCCATACTTGTTCTTTGAAAGCTATAAAAATTACCTGCAAGTTGACATTGTTGCAGAGGATGTTGATGATTTGCGTGCTTGGAAAGGCTGGGTGGAATCTCGGCTTAGACAGCTGACTCTGATG ATAGAGCGAGATACATACGGGAAGTTGCAGTGCCATCCCTACCCACATGATTATGTGGATACGTCCAAGCAGTGCTCCCATTGTGCCTTCTTTATGGGTTTGCAGAGGAAGCAGGGAGAGATTATTCAGGAAGGTCAGCAGTTTGATATACGTGGGACGGTCGACGAGTTCAGGCATTCAGTAAATATGTACATGTTTTGGAAACCAGGGATGGAAATCTATGTTTCTCATGTCCGTAGAAAGCAGATTCCTTCTTACGTTTTTCCTGATGGTTACAAACGACCTCGACCACCAAGGATGACAGGTCAACAGCTGGCTGAAAAATCAATTCAAGAAAATGGTGATGGATTAAGAGCTGGGTCTGGGGAGAGGCGccttaaaaggaaaaaagatTTTGAAGGGATGGATGCAAAGCAAGATAAATCCGAAAAACGACTTTCTATTAGCCCACAAAGGCGGGATTCAGTTTCTCCTGAAATTATCAGCCATGGAGTTGTTGGTACATCTCCGGAGTGTCAGGCACCAACCTTTGTCAGAGTAAAGGAAGATTCTGATGTGAATGGAGCATGCAGTGTTGGCATTGGTGAAATGGAAAGACATGAAGTGTCCAATGTTGCCCCTGCTGAACCAGATAAACAGGTAAAGCACATTGAAAATGTGGAGGCTGGAATCATCGCAAACTCCAGTGTCGTGCCAAACTTTACTAGTGATGTCAGTTCGTCTGAAGATGCTGGATTTGAGACAGTAGCTAGCAGAGAAGGGAACACAGAGAGTGCTGAAGGAAGTGACAACCAGGGATCTTTGCAGGGTCATTCATGTGATGCAGATGCGAACTTGCTGGGAAATGGTTGTGTAAATGGCAATGGAGCATTCCAGGATGGATTGCAGGAAGAGTTAGAG CCAAATGCTGCGCTTGGGATGGTACTGAATTCCAGGGGTGGAGTGAACTCAGAACCTGTGCAAAAACCTGTGATAAG GTTGAGTCTGACGTCAACAGCCTGA
- the LOC131164340 gene encoding nuclear poly(A) polymerase 4-like isoform X2 — protein MASTQVSSSPPPPQPLAKQCGVTKPISTAGPSEADLLRNLELEKYLLKAGLYESKEEAAKREVVLGRIKQIAKDWVRQLTRLRGYTDQMVEDANAVIFTFGSYRLGVHGPGADIDTLCIGPSYVNREEDFFFILHNMLAEMEEVTELQPVPDAHVPVMKFKFEGISIDLLYASISLLVVPEDLDISHLSVLYNVDEPTVRSLNGCRVADQILKLVPNVEHFCTTLRCLKFWAKRRGVYSNVTGFLGGVNWALLVARVCQLYPNAVPSMLVSRFFRVYTLWRWPNPVMLCAIEEDEIGFSVWDPRKNPKDRTHHMPIITPAYPCMNSSYNVSTSTLRVMMEQFQYGNRICEEIELNKAQWNVLFEPYLFFESYKNYLQVDIVAEDVDDLRAWKGWVESRLRQLTLMIERDTYGKLQCHPYPHDYVDTSKQCSHCAFFMGLQRKQGEIIQEGQQFDIRGTVDEFRHSVNMYMFWKPGMEIYVSHVRRKQIPSYVFPDGYKRPRPPRMTGQQLAEKSIQENGDGLRAGSGERRLKRKKDFEGMDAKQDKSEKRLSISPQRRDSVSPEIISHGVVGTSPECQAPTFVRVKEDSDVNGACSVGIGEMERHEVSNVAPAEPDKQVKHIENVEAGIIANSSVVPNFTSDVSSSEDAGFETVASREGNTESAEGSDNQGSLQGHSCDADANLLGNGCVNGNGAFQDGLQEELEPNAALGMVLNSRGGVNSEPVQKPVISRLSLTSTA, from the exons ATGGCGAGTACTCAGGTTTCAAGTTCCCCACCGCCCCCTCAGCCGTTGGCGAAGCAGTGCGGTGTGACGAAACCAATTTCCACTGCGGGGCCTAGCGAAGCAGATTTGCTGAGAAATCTGGAGTTAGAGAAG TATTTGCTTAAAGCGGGGCTTTATGAGAGCAAGGAAGAGGCTGCTAAGAGAGAAGTGGTACTTGGGCGGATTAAGCAg ATTGCAAAGGATTGGGTTAGGCAACTTACGCGCTTGAGAGGATACACTGATCAAATGGTGGAGGATGCCAATGCTGTCATATTTACTTTTGGCTCTTATCGACTTGGG GTACATGGTCCTGGAGCTGATATAGACACTTTATGTATTGGGCCATCTTATGTAAATCGGGAg GAAGACTTCTTCTTTATATTGCATAACATGCTTGCGGAGATGGAAGAAGTTACTGAACTACAACCTGTTCCGGATGCTCATGTTCCAGTAATGAAATTTAAGTTTGAAGGAATATCAATTGATCTTCTTTATGCGAGTATCTCTCTCTTGGTTGTACCTGAA GACTTGGACATCTCCCATCTGTCTGTGTTGTACAATGTTGATGAGCCAACTGTTCGGAGTCTAAATGGCTGCAGGGTTGCAGATCAAATTCTTAAACTTGTTCCAAATGTTGAG CATTTTTGCACAACACTCCGATGTTTAAAATTCTGGGCCAAAAGGCGTGGTGTCTATTCTAAT GTTACTGGATTTCTTGGTGGCGTAAACTGGGCGCTTCTTGTTGCTCGAGTGTGCCAGCTTTATCCCAATGCAGTGCCCAGTATGCTAGTGTCCAGATTTTTCAGAGTTTATACACTATGGCGTTGGCCAAACCCTGTGATGCTGTGTGCAATAGAAGAGGATGAAATAGGATTTTCTGTTTGGGATCCTCGTAAAAATCCTAAGGATCGGACTCATCACATGCCAATAATAACACCTGCTTACCCTTGCATGAATTCTAGCTACAATGTCTCAACCAGTACTCTCAGGGTCATGATGGAGCAGTTTCAATATGGTAACAGGATTTGTGAG gagatagagCTGAACAAGGCCCAGTGGAATGTGCTGTTTGAGCCATACTTGTTCTTTGAAAGCTATAAAAATTACCTGCAAGTTGACATTGTTGCAGAGGATGTTGATGATTTGCGTGCTTGGAAAGGCTGGGTGGAATCTCGGCTTAGACAGCTGACTCTGATG ATAGAGCGAGATACATACGGGAAGTTGCAGTGCCATCCCTACCCACATGATTATGTGGATACGTCCAAGCAGTGCTCCCATTGTGCCTTCTTTATGGGTTTGCAGAGGAAGCAGGGAGAGATTATTCAGGAAGGTCAGCAGTTTGATATACGTGGGACGGTCGACGAGTTCAGGCATTCAGTAAATATGTACATGTTTTGGAAACCAGGGATGGAAATCTATGTTTCTCATGTCCGTAGAAAGCAGATTCCTTCTTACGTTTTTCCTGATGGTTACAAACGACCTCGACCACCAAGGATGACAGGTCAACAGCTGGCTGAAAAATCAATTCAAGAAAATGGTGATGGATTAAGAGCTGGGTCTGGGGAGAGGCGccttaaaaggaaaaaagatTTTGAAGGGATGGATGCAAAGCAAGATAAATCCGAAAAACGACTTTCTATTAGCCCACAAAGGCGGGATTCAGTTTCTCCTGAAATTATCAGCCATGGAGTTGTTGGTACATCTCCGGAGTGTCAGGCACCAACCTTTGTCAGAGTAAAGGAAGATTCTGATGTGAATGGAGCATGCAGTGTTGGCATTGGTGAAATGGAAAGACATGAAGTGTCCAATGTTGCCCCTGCTGAACCAGATAAACAGGTAAAGCACATTGAAAATGTGGAGGCTGGAATCATCGCAAACTCCAGTGTCGTGCCAAACTTTACTAGTGATGTCAGTTCGTCTGAAGATGCTGGATTTGAGACAGTAGCTAGCAGAGAAGGGAACACAGAGAGTGCTGAAGGAAGTGACAACCAGGGATCTTTGCAGGGTCATTCATGTGATGCAGATGCGAACTTGCTGGGAAATGGTTGTGTAAATGGCAATGGAGCATTCCAGGATGGATTGCAGGAAGAGTTAGAG CCAAATGCTGCGCTTGGGATGGTACTGAATTCCAGGGGTGGAGTGAACTCAGAACCTGTGCAAAAACCTGTGATAAG CAGGTTGAGTCTGACGTCAACAGCCTGA